The DNA segment GCCTCCTCCCTCGGTTACTTCGGGAGACTACTTGCGCTGCGACCGGGGCGTGTTTTCGATGGGACAAACAGGTTGTAGAAGCCTCGAGAAGATTTCGCGGAAAGCAACTTGTTGACGAAGCTTTCCTGGTGCAGAAGGTAACTGAGCCGCGCTTCCCAGAGAAGCTGCAGAGACACCGTTCGCGCGAGGAGCAGAAAGACGATTCTGGGTCGGTATCCGTGCATCTCCCAAAACTCGACCGGCCGTTCAGCG comes from the Thermoanaerobaculia bacterium genome and includes:
- a CDS encoding PTS sugar transporter subunit IIA gives rise to the protein IMERESLYSTALHPDVAFPHPREPEKCPFGNDQIVIVRAERPVEFWEMHGYRPRIVFLLLARTVSLQLLWEARLSYLLHQESFVNKLLSAKSSRGFYNLFVPSKTRPGRSASSLPK